In the Thermodesulfovibrionales bacterium genome, one interval contains:
- the recO gene encoding DNA repair protein RecO, which produces MLQRTEAIVLKTTPFSEADLIVTFLSSDCGLLKTFAKSPRKVKSRFGSSLEPLTHAKISFWGREDAGLPRLTQSDIVRPFQSVRDDLESFFSMAEILELTLNLLPEREPNRDIFRLLWGILDAIDTDYSRLRLDKRRSKGFLDCLVLFSKVKLLDMAGYGPALEGCARCGRSGVNFYIAHGSVICGACTSAMDGQIKVSPGAIELYATLRKWETSKIARIRPSGTMLAELSGLIDAHLRYTLSKPLRTRGLQV; this is translated from the coding sequence ATGCTTCAGAGAACCGAAGCGATAGTCCTGAAGACCACTCCCTTTTCAGAAGCAGACCTTATCGTTACCTTCCTTTCATCTGACTGCGGATTGCTGAAGACCTTCGCAAAGAGCCCGCGGAAAGTGAAGAGCAGGTTCGGGAGCAGTCTCGAGCCTTTGACCCATGCAAAGATTTCATTTTGGGGCAGGGAGGACGCCGGCCTCCCGCGCCTGACACAGTCGGATATCGTCAGGCCCTTCCAGTCCGTACGGGATGACCTTGAGAGTTTCTTCAGCATGGCGGAGATACTCGAGCTCACGCTGAACCTTCTGCCGGAGCGCGAGCCGAACAGAGATATCTTTCGTCTCCTCTGGGGGATTCTCGATGCGATTGATACGGATTATTCCCGCCTTCGCCTTGATAAGCGGCGATCAAAGGGATTCCTCGATTGTCTCGTGCTCTTCTCCAAGGTGAAACTGCTCGACATGGCCGGTTACGGTCCCGCCCTTGAAGGATGCGCGCGGTGCGGCAGGTCGGGCGTTAACTTCTATATAGCGCATGGCTCGGTCATCTGCGGGGCCTGTACCTCTGCTATGGATGGGCAGATAAAGGTTTCGCCGGGCGCGATCGAACTCTATGCGACTCTGCGGAAGTGGGAGACCTCGAAGATCGCGAGGATACGACCGTCTGGGACCATGCTCGCCGAATTATCCGGTCTGATCGACGCCCATCTCCGGTATACCCTATCGAAGCCTCTGAGAACGAGGGGCCTCCAGGTGTGA
- a CDS encoding Hsp20/alpha crystallin family protein, whose amino-acid sequence MNKRDTLRDLFSIQERVNRLFEDAMGGAAAPEDAGGGTWSPAVDIYEAGSEFVVEAELPEVAQSDIEIKVQTNTLTIEGERRSRRATMEGYHRIERAYGRFSRSFLLPGSVDQETITATFRDGVLRIVLPKKVEVSPRQIEIVERS is encoded by the coding sequence ATGAATAAGCGGGATACCCTGAGAGATCTTTTTTCTATTCAGGAGCGGGTGAACAGGCTCTTCGAAGACGCCATGGGCGGGGCGGCGGCCCCTGAAGACGCGGGGGGAGGTACGTGGTCTCCTGCAGTAGATATCTATGAAGCAGGGAGCGAGTTTGTCGTCGAAGCGGAACTCCCGGAGGTTGCGCAGTCCGATATAGAGATAAAGGTTCAGACCAACACGCTCACCATCGAGGGAGAACGAAGATCCCGGAGGGCTACGATGGAGGGCTATCATCGGATTGAACGTGCCTACGGAAGGTTCTCGCGGTCGTTTCTCCTTCCTGGTTCGGTCGATCAGGAGACGATAACGGCGACCTTCAGGGATGGGGTGCTCCGGATCGTACTCCCCAAGAAAGTGGAAGTGTCGCCGAGGCAGATCGAGATCGTCGAACGATCGTAA